The Flavobacteriales bacterium genome has a segment encoding these proteins:
- a CDS encoding T9SS type A sorting domain-containing protein produces MKKFIPHCLTAMKTTALLMLLMVFLLNSNTIKAQYTDECFVDSTMFPPLDSTARLTAYSPNGSDFTPHGEMKVLIIYAGFTNDRETNPDTSLVWPYVDPAGILPNGKTFPKNTGDLFYDDYSDFSPSNTDKSISNFYYQMSLPSGNPLKMIASVFPERINVFVDSADCSDYYVWNNLATRVFDSIQAKYPGYDFSAFDNRKNWPSYQTDNSSSNHDDQIDYVVLIWRYSQNWSKDPAGDSTLFNKWLSGGSVADIAGGYQFTDALGNPTFAVNAGFRTQKGFWGISKTTFTHEVAHTNYWAPHCNNANNAVGSYFYGNYGWGMMKSVGSPNVYDCANGWERWYTGWIELTANNNTVSSDIKSVSDLQNGGVYTLHDFITTGDVIRVRLPHDTTQFLWLENHAGKNIFDHRKDYETDALGTPLPIAPRGLVAYIEGTRYSRNYTAPTGTGVNTIKYLNALGNHDFTNQYANPEPRIPEYWDIAYDFQKGLSNPLGCHNQLTKIRNDFYGATDSIVYISYTNGDNRNEHRDFVKQNGVLTFGDLGFGMNFPQGAKVDLGSNPVITNLQIYNTTTKKLAPIHLNGISFEVLSYNADSSITVKIRLDDYDVRNNTRYTGEIELYPNIVSSANYSLNIIGGQYLDIDKSGTPNRHRLTTQGDFINPTKLTCLNGSYVHLEQESMINVINGSTLHLLTGSKLEVEFDATLHIGANSTLIVEDGAEINLKPGSYLVIDDGATVIYKNKTANKGFLVGSTSYTGIPAKVFVSGNITFDATAKWEHYRDGFYKFHPTHSLTIPNAVPVKFTGKGKTRKFVELANNTTLTLSNVDDVDWNSGLVQYGSNSKIVLDDVNFTSINATYNPSSNPQTTATAFEINNPLPTFFNSCDFNNLGKGVKVTNASSLVHIQTGKFTTMSTYGVEVSDAANFKMTNGFVNGAQTALYVQNSNVVEIYSTEFKNATYGVNLEYVSGAYFSGANIQSNTTGLKALASLVFLRNGARIHQSSNYGVEIYGNYDAGLGSYNAMLTMGDIGCGAVYNNTNVGIFGIDALLNIDAVQHSIDRGDNIIKPNRFDNNGGFTFEFCYGSSTVAPSQINAKGNFWGVNPADIQSNEYVFVANACTSWGGTPVYLPLIHTDYSTCVPNNTCMECSIGGGGGSSSSMMSSSSSTPANLAVQTSFKEANVLFVEEDNAATRNEFTDVSAVSLIKDTLTDTWQGRSVNDVLFNLNKETVHLVQVSKAIKAKANNSNLRTIQVVDDIFKNIQPEHVGTTLTVALYPNPTNDKLFVDLENEGNYLLVIYNISGQKVIEQLLTDKHNLVQVNQLPDGLYIYELSAPNSNIVKGNITITK; encoded by the coding sequence TACATCTCTTGTATGGCCATACGTTGACCCAGCAGGGATACTCCCAAACGGAAAAACTTTCCCGAAAAATACTGGTGATTTGTTTTACGACGATTACAGCGATTTTTCGCCAAGCAATACTGATAAAAGCATTTCCAATTTTTATTACCAGATGAGTTTACCCAGTGGTAATCCCTTAAAAATGATAGCCAGTGTTTTTCCTGAGCGAATTAATGTTTTTGTAGACAGTGCTGATTGTAGCGATTATTATGTTTGGAACAATCTTGCTACAAGGGTTTTCGATAGCATACAGGCAAAATATCCTGGTTACGATTTTAGTGCATTCGATAATCGTAAAAATTGGCCGTCCTACCAAACCGACAACAGTTCTTCCAACCACGATGATCAAATTGATTACGTAGTTCTAATTTGGCGTTATTCACAAAACTGGAGTAAAGACCCTGCTGGCGATTCTACACTTTTTAACAAATGGTTATCTGGTGGGTCTGTAGCGGATATAGCTGGAGGATATCAGTTTACCGATGCTTTAGGTAACCCTACTTTTGCTGTTAATGCAGGTTTTAGAACACAAAAAGGATTTTGGGGTATCTCAAAAACCACCTTTACCCACGAAGTGGCACATACCAACTACTGGGCTCCACATTGCAACAATGCCAACAATGCTGTTGGAAGTTATTTTTACGGCAATTACGGTTGGGGCATGATGAAAAGTGTTGGTTCTCCAAATGTTTACGATTGTGCCAACGGTTGGGAACGTTGGTACACAGGGTGGATAGAATTAACCGCAAACAACAACACGGTATCATCTGATATTAAAAGTGTAAGTGATTTACAAAATGGTGGTGTGTATACACTACACGATTTTATTACAACGGGCGATGTTATACGGGTTCGTTTACCACATGATACCACTCAATTTTTATGGTTGGAAAACCATGCAGGTAAAAACATCTTCGACCACCGCAAAGATTATGAGACTGATGCACTCGGAACACCTTTACCCATTGCTCCAAGAGGCTTGGTAGCTTATATTGAAGGCACAAGGTATTCAAGAAATTATACTGCACCGACTGGAACAGGAGTAAATACCATAAAGTATTTGAATGCATTGGGTAATCATGACTTTACTAATCAGTACGCCAACCCTGAGCCTAGAATACCAGAATATTGGGATATCGCTTACGATTTTCAAAAAGGATTATCCAATCCCTTAGGCTGTCATAACCAATTAACAAAAATCAGAAACGACTTTTATGGTGCTACTGATTCAATTGTTTACATAAGTTACACAAATGGAGATAATAGAAACGAGCATCGTGATTTTGTAAAACAAAATGGTGTGCTAACTTTTGGTGATTTAGGCTTTGGCATGAACTTTCCGCAAGGTGCAAAAGTAGATTTAGGTTCAAATCCTGTAATAACGAACTTACAAATTTACAATACTACTACAAAAAAACTAGCACCAATACATTTGAACGGCATTTCGTTCGAGGTACTGAGTTACAATGCCGACAGTAGTATTACAGTAAAAATACGGTTAGATGATTATGATGTGAGAAACAATACCAGATATACTGGGGAAATTGAATTATATCCAAATATCGTATCGTCAGCTAATTATTCCTTAAATATTATAGGTGGTCAATATTTGGATATTGATAAAAGTGGAACCCCAAATAGACATAGATTAACAACACAAGGAGACTTTATCAATCCAACCAAACTTACTTGTTTAAACGGTTCTTATGTTCATTTAGAACAGGAGTCTATGATAAATGTAATTAATGGTAGTACTTTACATCTGTTAACCGGTTCAAAATTAGAGGTTGAATTTGATGCAACTTTGCACATTGGAGCAAACAGTACATTGATAGTAGAAGACGGGGCAGAAATTAATTTAAAACCAGGTTCATACTTGGTTATTGATGATGGAGCAACGGTAATTTACAAAAACAAGACTGCCAATAAAGGCTTTTTAGTAGGTTCAACATCATATACAGGTATTCCTGCAAAAGTGTTTGTTTCGGGTAACATTACTTTTGATGCTACTGCTAAATGGGAGCATTATCGTGATGGTTTTTACAAATTTCATCCTACTCATAGTTTAACTATTCCAAATGCTGTTCCTGTTAAGTTTACAGGTAAAGGTAAAACACGTAAGTTTGTCGAATTAGCAAACAACACTACATTAACCCTAAGTAATGTTGATGATGTAGATTGGAACAGTGGTTTGGTACAATATGGAAGTAATTCAAAAATTGTATTGGATGATGTAAATTTTACTTCTATAAATGCTACATACAATCCATCAAGTAATCCTCAAACTACAGCTACTGCCTTTGAGATTAACAATCCTCTTCCTACTTTCTTTAACAGTTGTGATTTTAATAACTTAGGAAAAGGTGTTAAAGTAACCAATGCCAGTTCATTGGTACACATTCAGACAGGTAAATTTACTACCATGAGTACCTATGGTGTTGAAGTTAGTGATGCTGCTAATTTCAAAATGACTAATGGTTTTGTAAATGGTGCTCAAACAGCATTATATGTGCAAAATTCAAATGTAGTTGAAATTTACAGTACTGAATTCAAAAACGCTACTTACGGTGTTAATTTAGAATACGTTTCGGGAGCTTATTTTAGTGGTGCTAACATACAAAGTAACACTACTGGTTTAAAAGCTTTAGCCTCACTTGTTTTTTTACGTAATGGTGCCAGAATACATCAGTCGAGTAATTATGGTGTTGAAATCTATGGTAATTATGATGCTGGGCTTGGTAGCTACAATGCCATGTTAACGATGGGAGATATTGGATGTGGAGCAGTTTACAACAACACCAATGTAGGTATTTTTGGTATTGATGCTTTATTAAACATTGATGCGGTTCAACATTCTATTGATAGAGGTGACAACATTATTAAACCAAATCGTTTTGATAACAATGGTGGATTCACTTTTGAATTTTGTTATGGAAGCAGTACTGTAGCTCCTTCACAAATTAATGCTAAAGGTAATTTTTGGGGAGTTAATCCTGCTGATATTCAATCTAATGAATACGTATTTGTAGCAAATGCTTGTACATCATGGGGTGGAACACCAGTTTACTTGCCATTAATCCATACCGATTATTCTACTTGTGTACCAAACAACACTTGTATGGAGTGTAGTATTGGTGGTGGTGGCGGAAGCTCATCATCCATGATGTCATCAAGTTCTTCAACCCCAGCAAATTTAGCTGTTCAAACTTCGTTTAAAGAGGCTAATGTACTTTTTGTTGAAGAGGATAATGCTGCTACAAGAAATGAGTTTACAGATGTTTCTGCCGTATCATTAATTAAAGATACGCTTACTGATACTTGGCAAGGACGTTCGGTTAACGATGTATTGTTTAATTTAAATAAAGAAACTGTTCATTTGGTTCAGGTTTCAAAAGCTATTAAGGCGAAAGCCAACAATAGTAACTTAAGAACTATTCAAGTTGTGGATGATATATTTAAAAATATTCAACCTGAACATGTTGGTACAACATTAACTGTTGCTCTTTATCCAAATCCAACAAATGATAAGTTATTTGTTGATTTAGAGAATGAAGGTAATTATTTGTTAGTTATTTATAACATTTCAGGACAAAAAGTAATTGAACAATTACTTACTGATAAACACAATTTGGTTCAAGTGAATCAATTGCCTGATGGTTTATATATTTATGAACTTTCTGCTCCTAACAGCAATATTGTTAAAGGGAATATTACTATTACCAAGTAA
- a CDS encoding amidohydrolase family protein, with the protein MKKYLLMLVLLGFVVATKAQETFVTNGTKNKIQNFYAFKNATIFKDYQTKIENGILIIQDGKVIEVGDAASVKIPANAVVYDVKGKFIYPSLIDLYSDYGMPKAEKDSKPNFQQQFDSNKKGAYNWNQAVHPEIESGQLFTVDNKKAEELRKLGFGTVLTHQQDGIIRGTSALVTLSDGLANEVVINDKVASHLSFDKGTSTQDYPGSLMGTIALIRQTYYDVDWYFNNKNLPEYNISLAKMVENWELPSIFEVKDKLDILRADKIGDEFEMQYIFKGNGDEYERISEIKATGGKLIVPVNFHEAYDVADPYEAMLVPLRDLKHWELAPYNLGIIASNQVEFSITIAGLKNQKDFFTNLRKAIKNGLSEQDALKALTYSPANFINAYETVGSLEKNKFANFIITSSNLFDEKNVLYENWIRGKKFMINDYNTIDVRGNYHLKIQDKIYDLNVKGEIEKPSGEIKLVAKNDSAGFDTTNISVTIKVQDHNITLSFNPNDEFSKNIIRLSGYVNHNSVIWEGKGQLNNGEWLGWSAIKGDNFKDKKEDKKEETDSLVVPKMYFPNMAYGFDSIPKAKMLLIKNTTVWTNEQEGILKNTDVLLKDGKIAQIGKGIVADSAEVVDGTNKHLTAGIIDEHSHIAISRGVNECTQAVTAEVSIADVVDCDDINIYRQLAGGVVASQLLHGSCNPIGGQSALIKLKWGSSPEEMKIKDTDGFIKFALGENVKQSNWGPFNRSRFPQTRMGVEQVYFDAFIRAKEYQSIWDKYAGLTPAQKNTVIAPRIDLEMETINEILNKERFISCHSYVQSEINMLMHVGDSMGFRVNTFTHILEGYKVADKMKKHGAGGSTFSDWWAYKFEVNDAIPYNGAIMHKQGVLTAFNSDDAEMGRRLNQEAAKAVKYGGVSEEEALKFVTLNPAKLLHLDDKMGSIKVGKSADVVLWTDNPLSVYATVEKTIIEGVVYFDRKTDEALQKRNALEKNRLIEKMLDVKKEGGKTKKPQAKPKLLYHCDTVGE; encoded by the coding sequence ATGAAAAAATATTTGTTGATGCTTGTTTTATTGGGTTTTGTTGTTGCAACAAAAGCTCAAGAAACCTTTGTTACCAATGGAACAAAGAATAAAATTCAAAATTTTTATGCGTTTAAAAATGCCACCATTTTTAAAGATTATCAAACCAAAATCGAAAATGGTATTTTAATCATTCAAGATGGAAAAGTAATTGAGGTTGGCGATGCAGCTTCGGTAAAAATTCCAGCTAATGCTGTGGTGTATGATGTAAAAGGTAAATTTATTTACCCTTCGCTAATCGATTTGTATTCGGATTATGGAATGCCAAAAGCAGAAAAAGACTCAAAACCAAATTTCCAGCAACAATTCGACTCGAACAAAAAAGGAGCATACAACTGGAATCAAGCAGTTCATCCTGAAATTGAATCGGGACAATTATTTACTGTTGACAATAAAAAGGCTGAAGAATTAAGAAAATTAGGGTTTGGTACAGTATTAACTCACCAACAAGACGGAATTATTAGAGGAACATCTGCTTTAGTAACCTTATCGGATGGATTGGCAAACGAAGTAGTTATTAATGACAAGGTTGCTTCACACTTATCCTTTGATAAAGGAACTTCTACCCAAGATTATCCTGGTTCGTTAATGGGAACAATAGCGTTAATTAGACAAACTTACTACGATGTTGATTGGTATTTTAACAACAAAAATTTACCAGAATACAATATTTCATTAGCCAAAATGGTTGAAAACTGGGAGTTGCCTTCAATTTTTGAAGTTAAAGATAAATTGGACATTTTACGTGCCGATAAAATTGGCGATGAGTTTGAAATGCAGTACATTTTTAAAGGAAATGGCGATGAATATGAAAGAATAAGTGAAATAAAAGCGACTGGTGGAAAGTTAATTGTTCCAGTAAATTTTCATGAAGCGTATGATGTGGCTGATCCTTATGAAGCGATGTTGGTTCCATTAAGAGATTTAAAACATTGGGAATTGGCACCATATAACTTAGGAATTATTGCGAGTAATCAAGTAGAATTTTCGATTACGATCGCTGGATTAAAAAACCAAAAAGATTTTTTTACCAACTTAAGAAAAGCGATAAAAAATGGTTTATCAGAGCAAGATGCGTTGAAAGCATTAACCTATTCGCCAGCAAATTTTATTAATGCGTACGAAACGGTTGGTAGTCTAGAAAAAAACAAGTTTGCTAATTTCATCATTACATCATCAAACCTTTTTGATGAAAAAAATGTGCTATATGAAAACTGGATTCGCGGCAAAAAATTTATGATAAATGACTATAATACCATAGACGTAAGGGGAAACTATCATTTAAAAATTCAAGATAAAATATACGATCTTAATGTAAAAGGAGAAATTGAAAAACCAAGTGGAGAAATTAAGTTGGTTGCAAAAAACGATAGTGCTGGTTTTGATACTACCAACATTTCGGTAACCATTAAAGTACAAGACCATAACATTACGTTAAGCTTTAACCCGAACGATGAATTTTCAAAAAACATCATCAGATTGAGTGGGTATGTAAATCACAATAGTGTTATTTGGGAAGGAAAAGGACAGCTGAATAATGGTGAATGGTTAGGCTGGTCGGCAATTAAAGGCGACAACTTTAAAGATAAAAAAGAAGATAAAAAAGAAGAAACCGATTCATTGGTTGTACCTAAAATGTATTTTCCAAACATGGCTTATGGCTTTGATTCAATACCCAAAGCTAAAATGTTGCTTATTAAAAACACTACCGTTTGGACAAACGAGCAAGAAGGTATTTTAAAAAATACTGATGTGTTATTAAAAGATGGAAAAATAGCTCAAATAGGAAAAGGTATAGTTGCCGACAGTGCTGAAGTGGTTGATGGCACAAACAAACACTTAACAGCTGGTATAATTGATGAGCATTCGCACATTGCAATTAGTAGAGGTGTAAACGAATGCACTCAAGCGGTAACTGCTGAGGTTAGTATTGCTGATGTGGTAGATTGTGATGATATAAATATTTATCGCCAATTAGCTGGAGGAGTTGTTGCTTCGCAATTGTTGCATGGCTCATGTAACCCTATTGGTGGACAGTCGGCACTAATAAAGTTGAAATGGGGAAGTAGCCCAGAAGAAATGAAGATTAAAGATACCGATGGGTTTATCAAATTTGCTTTGGGTGAAAATGTAAAACAATCGAACTGGGGACCATTTAATCGTTCTCGTTTTCCTCAAACCAGAATGGGTGTAGAACAAGTTTATTTCGATGCGTTTATTCGTGCAAAAGAGTACCAATCTATTTGGGATAAATATGCAGGCTTGACTCCTGCACAAAAAAATACAGTAATTGCTCCAAGAATTGATTTAGAAATGGAAACCATTAACGAAATTTTAAATAAAGAACGATTTATCTCGTGCCACTCTTATGTGCAGTCAGAGATAAACATGTTAATGCATGTTGGCGATTCGATGGGTTTTAGAGTAAATACGTTTACACATATTTTGGAAGGATATAAAGTTGCTGATAAAATGAAAAAACATGGTGCTGGTGGTTCAACATTCTCTGATTGGTGGGCCTATAAGTTTGAGGTTAACGACGCTATTCCGTATAATGGTGCAATTATGCACAAACAAGGGGTTTTAACTGCATTTAATTCTGATGATGCAGAAATGGGGAGAAGGTTAAATCAAGAAGCTGCAAAAGCTGTAAAATATGGAGGGGTAAGTGAAGAAGAAGCATTAAAATTTGTAACCTTAAATCCTGCTAAACTGTTGCACTTAGACGATAAAATGGGAAGTATTAAAGTTGGTAAGAGTGCTGATGTAGTTCTATGGACAGACAATCCTTTATCGGTTTACGCAACGGTTGAAAAAACCATTATTGAAGGTGTGGTTTATTTTGATAGAAAGACTGATGAAGCACTTCAAAAAAGGAATGCACTCGAAAAAAATAGATTAATAGAAAAAATGTTGGACGTTAAAAAAGAGGGTGGTAAAACTAAAAAACCTCAGGCTAAACCAAAACTATTGTATCACTGCGATACTGTTGGAGAGTAA
- a CDS encoding amidohydrolase family protein, with the protein MKTKYKIRVTTFCFLLLTFNCIAQVETPAPKHSKTVLLMGGIAHIGNGTVIENSVIAFKDGKLTMVADARVVKLDGSAFDTTISISGKHVYPGIIAPNSTLGLVEIDAVRATEDMNEAGNYTPHVRSIIAYNAESKITTTVRSNGVLMGQITPRGNVVSGTSSIVQFDAWNWEDAAYKLDDGIHINWHNMFNRWTGKADEKYTERINELKDFFTDALAYSKVKNHLEKNLRFESMRGLFNGTQTLFIHTNYVKEITDAVYFAKENNISKMVIVGGYDAWMVADMLKDNKVAVILRRVHELPVSEDDDIYLPYKLPKKLVDAGVLVCLENSGDMEAMGTRNLPFYAGTATAYGLSKEEALMLITLNTAKILGIDATTGSLEPGKDATFFISTGDALDVKTNNVEQAYIQGRFIDLDNHQKKLYRKYSDKYETN; encoded by the coding sequence ATGAAAACAAAATATAAAATACGAGTAACTACTTTCTGCTTTCTTCTTTTAACTTTCAACTGTATTGCACAAGTTGAAACTCCAGCTCCAAAACACAGTAAAACGGTGTTGTTAATGGGAGGAATAGCACACATCGGAAACGGGACAGTTATAGAAAATTCTGTTATTGCCTTTAAAGATGGTAAGCTTACTATGGTTGCTGATGCACGAGTTGTAAAATTAGATGGAAGTGCTTTTGATACTACCATTAGTATTTCTGGCAAACATGTATATCCTGGTATTATTGCACCAAATTCAACCTTAGGATTGGTAGAAATAGATGCGGTTAGAGCAACAGAAGACATGAACGAAGCAGGAAATTATACGCCCCATGTTCGTTCTATAATTGCTTATAATGCGGAATCTAAAATTACTACTACAGTTAGAAGCAACGGAGTTTTAATGGGACAAATAACCCCTCGTGGCAATGTTGTTTCTGGAACATCATCTATTGTTCAATTCGATGCTTGGAACTGGGAAGATGCTGCTTACAAACTTGATGACGGCATCCATATTAATTGGCACAACATGTTTAACCGTTGGACTGGTAAAGCAGATGAAAAATATACCGAACGTATCAATGAATTGAAAGATTTTTTTACTGATGCTTTGGCTTATTCTAAAGTAAAAAACCACTTAGAAAAAAACTTGCGTTTTGAATCTATGCGAGGATTGTTTAATGGAACTCAAACATTGTTTATTCATACCAACTATGTAAAAGAGATAACAGACGCCGTTTATTTTGCAAAAGAAAACAACATTAGTAAAATGGTAATTGTTGGTGGCTATGATGCTTGGATGGTGGCTGACATGTTAAAAGATAATAAAGTAGCTGTAATTTTAAGAAGAGTTCATGAATTACCTGTGAGCGAAGATGATGATATTTATTTGCCATACAAATTGCCAAAAAAATTGGTTGATGCAGGAGTGTTGGTTTGTTTAGAAAATTCTGGAGATATGGAGGCTATGGGGACACGTAACTTGCCTTTTTATGCAGGCACAGCTACTGCTTATGGGTTAAGCAAAGAAGAAGCTTTAATGTTAATTACGCTGAACACAGCAAAAATTTTAGGGATAGATGCTACAACAGGTAGTTTGGAGCCAGGTAAAGATGCCACATTTTTTATCTCTACTGGCGATGCCTTAGATGTTAAAACAAACAATGTTGAGCAAGCTTATATTCAAGGTCGATTTATTGATTTAGACAACCACCAAAAGAAATTGTACCGAAAGTATAGTGATAAGTACGAAACTAATTAA
- a CDS encoding YceI family protein gives MSKQIILSIALVVATTFSVNAHNHGELTINNKVSSVEWIGKKVTGEHTGTIMIKEGKLALHDGQLEKGKVTIDMTSILCTDLKGEWADKLVGHLKNADFFDVEKHNTAVLDILKVTPGKDGNSIISGNLTIKGITKPIEFSAKIEVKDGKLAAYAEVNVDRTLYDIKYGSGKFFEGLGDKMINDEFTIKFKIAAQ, from the coding sequence ATGAGTAAACAAATTATTTTAAGTATAGCATTGGTTGTAGCAACTACATTTTCTGTAAACGCTCATAATCATGGCGAATTAACCATTAACAACAAAGTTAGTAGTGTTGAATGGATTGGAAAAAAAGTAACAGGCGAACATACTGGAACCATAATGATAAAAGAAGGCAAACTAGCCTTGCACGATGGTCAACTAGAAAAAGGAAAAGTTACTATTGATATGACATCAATACTATGTACCGACCTTAAAGGCGAGTGGGCAGACAAATTAGTAGGACATTTAAAAAATGCTGATTTTTTTGATGTAGAAAAGCACAATACTGCAGTATTGGATATTTTAAAAGTAACACCAGGTAAAGATGGAAACTCCATAATCTCTGGAAATTTAACCATAAAAGGCATTACAAAACCAATCGAGTTTTCTGCAAAAATTGAAGTGAAAGACGGTAAATTAGCCGCTTACGCTGAAGTAAACGTAGATAGAACGCTTTATGATATTAAATACGGTTCCGGCAAATTTTTTGAAGGACTAGGCGACAAAATGATAAACGATGAGTTTACCATTAAGTTTAAAATTGCTGCACAGTAA
- a CDS encoding CvpA family protein, with amino-acid sequence MMNFFDIIFIIPLLWGAYKGFTKGFVIEIASFVALGLGVWGGLKFSYLSAEYLSKLFDISNKLMPIISFSLTFIIIVVAVFALAKLLQGILKKAALGFVNKLFGLIFGVLKFAFILSIVLNLINVFNNEIEFISNEKKEASLLYQPIEKLSQLLIPGIKDLKLDTSTITEQVIEHEIAK; translated from the coding sequence ATGATGAATTTTTTCGACATTATTTTTATAATTCCGCTGCTATGGGGTGCTTACAAAGGCTTTACCAAAGGCTTTGTAATAGAAATAGCCTCATTTGTTGCTTTAGGACTGGGTGTTTGGGGTGGTTTAAAATTCTCATATCTATCAGCAGAATACTTGAGTAAATTGTTTGACATCTCGAACAAACTAATGCCGATTATTTCATTTTCGTTAACTTTTATAATTATTGTTGTTGCAGTTTTTGCATTAGCAAAGTTGTTACAAGGTATTTTAAAGAAGGCTGCCTTGGGCTTTGTAAATAAATTGTTTGGGTTAATTTTTGGTGTGTTAAAATTTGCTTTTATTTTAAGTATTGTGTTAAATTTAATTAATGTGTTTAACAACGAAATAGAATTTATAAGTAATGAAAAAAAAGAAGCATCGTTGTTGTATCAACCCATCGAGAAACTTTCGCAATTGTTAATTCCAGGAATTAAAGACTTAAAGTTAGACACCTCAACCATTACTGAACAAGTAATAGAACATGAAATTGCTAAATAG
- a CDS encoding peptidylprolyl isomerase, with protein sequence MNKFFSCIIFALVLLISSNTFAQKSEKQTLILISTSFGDIKIKLYNETPKHRDNFIKLVKNGTLNETLFHRVIKDFMIQGGDPDSKNAEKGVALGEGGLGYTIPAEFNSSLIHKKGVLAGARESDDVNPEKASSSCQFYIVQGRTFTRAEIEKMLKGKNAKREDKIEYTEEQFKTYETIGGTPHLDMDYTIFGEVVEGLDVVDKIAEVKKDKRDRPIEDVKMTIKIVKK encoded by the coding sequence ATGAATAAATTTTTTTCCTGCATCATCTTTGCTCTTGTTTTACTTATATCCTCTAATACTTTTGCTCAAAAAAGTGAGAAACAAACATTAATTCTAATTTCTACAAGCTTTGGGGATATTAAAATTAAGCTTTACAACGAAACACCAAAACACAGGGATAATTTTATAAAATTGGTAAAAAATGGAACACTAAATGAAACATTGTTCCACAGAGTTATAAAAGATTTTATGATCCAAGGCGGAGATCCAGATTCTAAAAATGCTGAAAAAGGGGTTGCTTTAGGTGAAGGAGGTTTAGGTTATACTATTCCGGCAGAGTTTAATTCCTCATTAATACATAAAAAAGGAGTTTTGGCTGGAGCTAGAGAAAGTGATGATGTAAATCCAGAAAAAGCATCTTCAAGTTGCCAGTTTTATATTGTTCAAGGCAGAACATTTACAAGGGCAGAAATTGAAAAAATGCTCAAAGGAAAAAATGCAAAACGCGAAGATAAAATTGAATATACAGAGGAGCAGTTTAAAACCTATGAAACTATTGGTGGAACTCCACATTTAGACATGGATTATACCATTTTTGGAGAAGTAGTTGAAGGGTTAGATGTTGTGGATAAAATAGCTGAAGTAAAGAAAGATAAGAGAGATAGACCTATAGAAGATGTAAAAATGACCATTAAAATTGTAAAGAAATAA